Below is a window of Aeromonas veronii DNA.
GGTGAGCTGGGGCGTGCACGATCGTGCACGCTTGCTGGCTCACCATCCGCTGGCGGTGGTCGATACCATGGCTGAGCTCCAGCGGTTGCTGGGTTAGCCTTGAGATATGGCGGATGAAAAATGAAAACCGGGAGCCTTGGCTCCCGTTTTTCATGGCAGGCATATAGCTCCCCTCAAGGCAGGGCGATACCATGGCGATCCAGTAGCTCGATCAGACCGATCAGTGGCAGACCGATCAAGGCGTTAGGATCGCGCCCCTCCAGCCCCCTGAACAGCACGATCCCCATACCTTCACATTTGAAGCTGCCCGCACAATCGAGGGGCAATTCTGCCTCTACATAGCGGCGAATGGCGGCTTCATCGAGATTGCGAAAATGAACGGTGAAAGGTTCCACTAGCTGATGAGCCTCACCGGTTGCGGCATTCATCACGCACAGGCCGGTGTAGAAGGTGACGCTGCGACCCTGGGCTGCCATTAGCTGGGCGATGGCATTGCCGATAGTGCCCGGTTTGCCGAGGATGCGACCATCGCAGACACACACCTGATCAGAGCCGATGATCAAGCCGTGATCACGATGTTGGGCGATAGCATCAGCCTTGGCGCGGGCCAGTCTGGCCACCAGCGCGTCGGCGGATTCGCCAGCCAGCGGGCGCTCATCCACCTCGGGCGAGGCACATTCAAAGGGGAGGCCAAGCTTCTCCAGCAGGGCTTTGCGATAGCGAGAAGTTGAGGCGAGGATCAGATTCTGTGGCATAATCGAGATACCGATGAAAGCAGGTACCGGCATTCTAGGGACTTGTGACGTTAAAATCATCGGCGGTAAGGACTTTTTCCTTTGACTATCAGTTGTTGGACCTATATTATTCGCGCCCTATGCAAAAGGTGAAGTTGCCCGTTAAGGTTGATCCAGTCCGTAGTGCCTTGAAGCTGCTCGATTACATCGGGATAGTGGAAAAGTCGCAGATGCCCAGGCTGGAGGAATCAACCGCTGGCTTGCAGAGTGATATCGAGGTATCACTGCACTTTGGCAAAGATGTCCAGAAGTTGACCGTTATGAAAGGCACTGCCCATGCCAAGGTTGACCTGGTTTGCCAACGTTGCGGAGAGACATTCGAACACCTCTGTGAAGCTGAATTTATCTACACTCCGCTGTTCGAAAGAACAAACGAGGAAGAGCTGCCGGAAGCTTATGAGCCCATTGAGTTGGACGAAAACGGCGAGATAGATCTTCATCAAATCCTGGAGGATGAACTCATCCTCTCGTTGCCTCAAGTCGCAATGCATCCGATGGATGCCTGCCCGAGAGGGAACATGGATATGACCTGGGGTGAAATCGAACCTGCTGATGAGCGGCCGAATCCCTTTGCAGTTCTTGAAGAGCTTAAACGTAAGTGAATTTAGGAGTTAGCCTACAATGGCCGTACAACAGAACCGTAAAACCCGTGCCAAGCGTGGCATGCGTCGTTCCCACGATGCGCTGACCACCGCTGCCCTGACTGTTGATCAGACCAGTGGCGAAATTCATCGTCGTCACCACGTGACTGCCGATGGTTTCTACCGCGGTAAAAAGGTAATCGCTTAAGGATTGCCTTTGTCTACGCAAACTGTCGCGCTAGACATCATGGGGGGAGATATTGGCCCCTCGGAAACAGTGCCTGCCGCCGTGCAGGCACTGTCTCTTTTACCCCAGCTAAAACTGATCCTGGTCGGCGACCAGCACCAGACCTCTTCTCTGCTGCAGCAACATGGCTTGCTGAATCATCCCCGCGTTCGTTTCGTACATGCATCCCAGGTGGTTGGCATGGGTGATAAACCGATCGTGGCGTTGCGTACTCTGAAAGACTCCTCCATGCGGGTGGTACTCAATCTGGTGAAAACCGGTGAGGCCGATGCCTGCGTCAGTGCCGGCAATACCGGCGCGCTGATGGCGATGGCCAAGTGCGTGCTCAAATCCCTGCCAGGGGTAGACAGACCCGCCCTCATCAAAGCGTTACCGACATTGAGCGGCAAACGCACCGTGATGCTGGATCTCGGAGCCAACGTCAGTTGCGATGCCGATACCTTGCTGCAGTTTGCAGTGATGGGCTCCGTCGTGGCCGAAAAGGTCGAAGGCATTGCATCGCCGCGGATCGCCTTGCTCAACATCGGCGAGGAGGAGATCAAGGGCAATTATCTGGTGCGCCACAGCGCCGAATTGTTGCGCCAGTGCCGCGCGATCAACTACGTTGGTTTCATCGAAGGGGATCGCATCTTCAGCGGCGACAGCGATGTGATTGTCTGCGACGGCTTTGTCGGCAATGTGGCCCTCAAAACGGCGGAAGGGGTGGTGCGGATGATGGCCCAGCTGGCCGGATATCCCCGCAAGAAACGCAGTTTTCTTGGCCGGATCGCCGGATTTATGTTCAAACGACGCTTTTCTTACCTGAACCCCGACCAGTATAACGGCGCAAGTCTGTTAGGATTGCGCGGCATTGTGGTA
It encodes the following:
- the yceD gene encoding 23S rRNA accumulation protein YceD, which translates into the protein MQKVKLPVKVDPVRSALKLLDYIGIVEKSQMPRLEESTAGLQSDIEVSLHFGKDVQKLTVMKGTAHAKVDLVCQRCGETFEHLCEAEFIYTPLFERTNEEELPEAYEPIELDENGEIDLHQILEDELILSLPQVAMHPMDACPRGNMDMTWGEIEPADERPNPFAVLEELKRK
- the plsX gene encoding phosphate acyltransferase PlsX; its protein translation is MSTQTVALDIMGGDIGPSETVPAAVQALSLLPQLKLILVGDQHQTSSLLQQHGLLNHPRVRFVHASQVVGMGDKPIVALRTLKDSSMRVVLNLVKTGEADACVSAGNTGALMAMAKCVLKSLPGVDRPALIKALPTLSGKRTVMLDLGANVSCDADTLLQFAVMGSVVAEKVEGIASPRIALLNIGEEEIKGNYLVRHSAELLRQCRAINYVGFIEGDRIFSGDSDVIVCDGFVGNVALKTAEGVVRMMAQLAGYPRKKRSFLGRIAGFMFKRRFSYLNPDQYNGASLLGLRGIVVKSHGRAERPALCNAILLAAQEAKHQLPLQIADRLEAVFSDRDL
- a CDS encoding Maf-like protein, with protein sequence MPQNLILASTSRYRKALLEKLGLPFECASPEVDERPLAGESADALVARLARAKADAIAQHRDHGLIIGSDQVCVCDGRILGKPGTIGNAIAQLMAAQGRSVTFYTGLCVMNAATGEAHQLVEPFTVHFRNLDEAAIRRYVEAELPLDCAGSFKCEGMGIVLFRGLEGRDPNALIGLPLIGLIELLDRHGIALP
- the rpmF gene encoding 50S ribosomal protein L32; the encoded protein is MAVQQNRKTRAKRGMRRSHDALTTAALTVDQTSGEIHRRHHVTADGFYRGKKVIA